The Thermosynechococcus sp. genome has a segment encoding these proteins:
- a CDS encoding nucleotidyltransferase domain-containing protein, producing the protein MRLTDRQVQQICQIVAVLVGTEAEVWLFGSRVDDRQKGGDVDLLIRLSQPIENPALVSARLGAKISRAMGGRKVDIVLWAPNLQRQPIHDWARQTGIRLQC; encoded by the coding sequence TTGCGATTGACAGATCGGCAAGTGCAGCAAATTTGCCAGATAGTGGCGGTGCTGGTGGGAACCGAGGCAGAGGTGTGGTTATTTGGTTCGCGGGTGGACGATCGCCAAAAGGGCGGTGATGTGGATTTGTTGATTCGGCTCTCCCAGCCCATTGAGAATCCTGCCCTTGTCAGTGCCCGCCTCGGAGCCAAAATCAGCCGTGCTATGGGGGGGCGTAAAGTGGATATTGTCCTCTGGGCACCCAATCTGCAGCGGCAGCCCATCCATGATTGGGCCCGCCAAACGGGAATTCGCTTGCAATGCTAA
- a CDS encoding DUF3417 domain-containing protein: protein MAPLCCLDPTLWEQTHHNPIARGEDLHPDHLLTAVADNGSWAQVERVIGQFQEYAQPVQA, encoded by the coding sequence ATCGCCCCCCTTTGCTGCCTCGACCCAACACTGTGGGAGCAAACACACCACAACCCGATCGCCCGCGGGGAAGACCTTCACCCAGATCATCTTTTGACGGCGGTTGCCGACAATGGCTCTTGGGCCCAGGTGGAACGGGTGATCGGCCAATTTCAAGAATATGCCCAGCCTGTGCAGGCGTAA